Proteins found in one Hypericibacter terrae genomic segment:
- a CDS encoding heavy metal translocating P-type ATPase, translating to MNSGKVVRLATPVANLAVDAALIDYSAYCRADGAGGQVLHLMAEGVHCGACVQRIETTLRREPEVRQARLNLTTRRLVLGWQGPAARANPLVAAAAELGYRFMPYDPTELGDADARSERELLRAMAVAGFAASNIMLLSVSIWAGHVQEMGPATRTLMHWFSALIALPTIAYSIRPFARSAWAALSHGRTNMDVPITVGVLLTAGISLFSTITHGEHAYFDSAVSLLFFLLLGRYLDRRARGQARSAAQRLLALGAQAVTVIASSGDRRLLPVREVVPGMMLLVAAGERIAVDGRVREGRSELDMSLVTGETLPAKVEPGERVFAGTVNLAAPLRVEVAEVGEDTLLAGIVRLLEAAEQRRARYVSLAERIARAYTPVVHLAALLTFLGWVFLVGEGWQHALLIAASVLIITCPCALGLAVPAVQVVASGRLMRRGILLKSATALERLAEADTVVFDKTGTLTLGRPELADSGGFDPQALKLAASLAANSRHPLARALCRAAPDVPAASGVEEKAGLGLRLAVKGGEIRLGSRRWCSVGEEQPGEGPEIWLTEPGRAPLRFAFTDQLRPDAIQTVAALRARGLAIELLSGDREGTVRQVAETLGIEAWRAAMTPADKTARLEQLARDGRRVLMVGDGLNDAPALAAAFVSLSPSTAADITQTSADAVFQGVKLGAVTELLGVARRCRTLVRQNFLLALGYNLLAVPMAVLGLVTPLVAAIAMSSSSLIVTGNALRLGIDRTRSARR from the coding sequence ATGAACAGCGGCAAGGTCGTCAGGCTCGCGACGCCCGTCGCCAATCTCGCCGTCGATGCGGCGCTGATCGACTATTCGGCCTATTGCCGCGCCGACGGCGCGGGCGGCCAGGTGCTGCATCTGATGGCCGAAGGCGTCCATTGCGGGGCCTGCGTGCAGCGCATCGAGACGACGCTGCGCCGCGAGCCCGAGGTGCGCCAGGCGCGGCTCAACCTGACCACCCGCCGACTGGTGCTGGGCTGGCAGGGGCCGGCGGCCCGCGCGAACCCCCTGGTCGCCGCTGCCGCCGAGCTGGGTTATCGCTTCATGCCCTACGATCCGACCGAGCTCGGCGATGCCGACGCCAGGTCCGAGCGGGAGCTGCTGCGCGCCATGGCGGTCGCGGGTTTCGCGGCGTCCAACATCATGCTGCTCTCGGTCTCGATCTGGGCCGGGCATGTGCAGGAGATGGGTCCGGCAACGCGAACCCTGATGCACTGGTTCTCGGCGCTGATCGCGCTCCCCACCATCGCCTATTCGATCCGGCCCTTCGCCCGGTCCGCCTGGGCCGCGCTCAGCCACGGCCGCACCAACATGGACGTGCCGATCACTGTCGGCGTGCTCCTGACCGCCGGCATCAGCCTGTTCTCGACCATCACGCATGGCGAGCATGCCTATTTCGATTCGGCCGTCTCGCTGCTGTTCTTCCTGCTGCTGGGCCGCTATCTCGACCGGCGCGCGCGCGGCCAGGCGCGCTCGGCGGCCCAGCGCCTGCTGGCGCTGGGGGCGCAGGCGGTGACGGTGATCGCATCCTCGGGCGACCGGCGCCTGCTGCCGGTGCGCGAGGTGGTCCCCGGCATGATGCTGCTGGTGGCGGCCGGCGAACGCATCGCCGTGGACGGCCGGGTCCGGGAAGGCCGTTCCGAGCTCGACATGTCGCTGGTCACGGGCGAAACGCTGCCGGCCAAGGTCGAGCCGGGCGAGCGGGTCTTCGCCGGCACGGTCAACCTGGCGGCGCCTTTGCGTGTGGAGGTCGCCGAGGTCGGCGAGGACACCCTGCTCGCCGGCATCGTCCGCCTCCTCGAAGCCGCCGAGCAGCGCCGCGCGCGCTATGTCTCGCTGGCCGAGCGCATTGCCCGCGCTTACACGCCGGTGGTGCATCTGGCGGCGCTCCTGACCTTCCTGGGCTGGGTCTTCCTGGTGGGCGAAGGCTGGCAGCATGCGCTCCTGATCGCGGCCTCGGTGCTGATCATCACCTGCCCCTGTGCGTTGGGGCTGGCGGTGCCGGCGGTGCAGGTGGTGGCGAGCGGCCGGCTGATGCGCCGCGGCATCCTGCTCAAATCGGCGACCGCCCTGGAGCGGCTCGCCGAAGCCGACACCGTCGTCTTCGACAAGACTGGCACCCTGACGCTCGGCCGGCCCGAACTGGCCGACAGCGGCGGGTTCGATCCGCAGGCCTTGAAACTGGCGGCTTCGCTGGCCGCCAACAGCCGGCATCCGCTGGCGCGCGCGCTCTGCCGCGCGGCGCCCGACGTCCCCGCGGCGTCGGGTGTCGAGGAGAAGGCGGGCCTCGGCCTCCGGCTCGCCGTCAAAGGCGGGGAGATCAGGCTCGGCAGCCGGCGCTGGTGCTCGGTCGGCGAGGAGCAGCCGGGCGAGGGACCCGAGATCTGGCTGACGGAACCCGGGCGGGCGCCCTTGCGTTTTGCCTTCACGGATCAATTGCGGCCCGACGCGATCCAAACCGTGGCGGCGCTCCGCGCGCGCGGGCTGGCGATCGAGCTTCTGTCGGGCGACCGGGAGGGCACCGTGAGACAAGTGGCCGAAACTCTGGGCATCGAGGCGTGGCGGGCGGCGATGACTCCCGCCGACAAGACGGCACGGCTCGAGCAGCTGGCGCGCGACGGCAGGCGCGTGCTGATGGTGGGCGACGGCCTCAACGACGCGCCGGCGCTCGCCGCCGCGTTCGTCTCGCTTTCGCCCTCGACCGCGGCCGATATCACCCAGACCTCGGCGGATGCGGTGTTCCAGGGCGTGAAGCTCGGCGCGGTTACCGAGCTTCTGGGCGTGGCCCGGCGCTGCCGTACCCTGGTCCGGCAGAATTTCCTCCTGGCCCTGGGCTACAATCTTCTCGCGGTGCCGATGGCGGTGCTGGGGCTGGTGACGCCGCTGGTCGCCGCCATTGCGATGTCCTCGTCCTCGCTGATCGTCACCGGGAACGCCTTGCGGCTCGGCATCGATCGGACTCGGTCCGCGCGCCGCTGA
- the ccoS gene encoding cbb3-type cytochrome oxidase assembly protein CcoS produces MEGLIYLIPAALFLGLIGLIAFMWALKSGQFEDLDGAAERILFDDENAPAAKPLETDEAKSRTPRRS; encoded by the coding sequence ATGGAAGGTCTCATCTATCTGATCCCCGCCGCCCTGTTTCTGGGCCTGATCGGCCTGATCGCCTTCATGTGGGCGCTCAAGAGCGGACAGTTCGAGGATCTCGATGGTGCGGCCGAGCGCATTCTGTTCGACGACGAGAATGCGCCGGCGGCCAAGCCGCTCGAGACCGACGAGGCGAAAAGCAGGACACCGCGCCGCTCCTGA